The genomic interval CCGTCAGTCGCCCGGCGTGCCCGAGTTCCGGCCCCGGAACCGCCGCCGCTCGGCGGCCGGCGCGGCCGGCGGATGGTCGGCGAGCCGGACGACCGGGTCCCGGCGCCCGCCGTCGCGCCCGGCGACCACCGGCTTCGCCGCCCGCGCGGCCTTGGCCCGGTACTGGGCCGCGTCCGCGAGCCGGAAGAGGCGGCGGGCCGTGCCCACGGCGCCGATCGGGTCGCCCGTGGAGGCGACCCCGCAGGCGACGCCCTCACCGAGCTCCAACCCGGCGGCCCTGCGGCACAGTTCGTCCGCGATCCGCACCACCTCGTCCGCCGACGGACCGACCGTCAGCAGACAGAACTCGTCGCCGCCCAGCCGGGCGGCCAGGGTGCCCGGCAGCATCGCCCCGCACAGCGAGAGCACCGAGCCGAACCGTTCCAGCAGCCGGTCGCCGACCGCGTGACCCAGGGTGTCGTTGACCTTCTTGAGGCCGTTGAGGTCGCAGACGACCAGGCTGACGACCACGCCGTCGGCCAGGTGCCGCTCCACCGCCTCGTCCAGCCGCGCGTCGACCGCGCGGCGGTTGCCCAGCCCGGTCAGGGGGTCGGTGAAGGCGAGCCGGCGCACCTCCTCCAGGCGCTCGGTCTGGGCGATGCCGGCCGCGGCCACGGCGGCCAGGACCGTCGCGAAGTCCGCGTCCGTGCGCCCGAAGGCGGCCACCCCGGGCGGCCGGGCCACGTACAGCTCGCCCCAGGCCCGCCCGTGCAGCACGATCGGCGCCACGACGCAGCTGCCCCGGCCGCGCCGCCGCAGCGCGGCCACCCGCTGGTGGCGGTACGCGCCGGCCGGGCTGTACGCGCCGGTGTCCGCGGCGCCCTCGGCGCCCTCCGCGCTCTCGACCCACGCGCGGGGCTCGGGCCCGCCGCCCACCCATTCCTCGTGCAGGATCTCGGCGATCTCGGGGAAGTCGTGCACGGGGTACGACTCGTCCT from Streptomyces albireticuli carries:
- a CDS encoding GGDEF domain-containing protein, with the translated sequence MAAAQSPLESVAAAAERARRALGGTFAAVSAWEREHGRLRVLVNAGELAESEERYPEDESYPVHDFPEIAEILHEEWVGGGPEPRAWVESAEGAEGAADTGAYSPAGAYRHQRVAALRRRGRGSCVVAPIVLHGRAWGELYVARPPGVAAFGRTDADFATVLAAVAAAGIAQTERLEEVRRLAFTDPLTGLGNRRAVDARLDEAVERHLADGVVVSLVVCDLNGLKKVNDTLGHAVGDRLLERFGSVLSLCGAMLPGTLAARLGGDEFCLLTVGPSADEVVRIADELCRRAAGLELGEGVACGVASTGDPIGAVGTARRLFRLADAAQYRAKAARAAKPVVAGRDGGRRDPVVRLADHPPAAPAAERRRFRGRNSGTPGD